Proteins encoded by one window of Streptomyces clavuligerus:
- a CDS encoding HelD family protein: protein MEQTHLDRVYRRLEEKIGDAEFLMRDAAKLGQVGTPGALAERDAQVFRAGAHLSRLNNEFEDFLFGRIDLLLGQDGKKGPDGAYTSVEPAEDAVRPDGSAEIAETLHIGRIGVLDAEYAPLVIDWRAPAAAPFYRSTPVAPGRVVRRRVIRSKGRRVLGVEDDLMRPELTARLDGRELPVIGDGALMAALGRARSHTMRDIVSSIQAEQDLVIRAPAASVTQVEGGPGTGKTAVALHRAAYLLYQDRRRYAGGILIVSPTPLLVAYTEGVLPSLGEEGQVAIRAVGHLVDGAEATVYDEQAIARIKGSARMLKVLRKAARGALERPRPTVTVQDGQLTLGEDTPGTPERLRVVAFGRRLELETDELRRIRNTALGGTAPVNLLRPRARRLLLDALWSRSGAAGRHTDPELAAELRSSFDEDVTGEDSFRLFLDEWWPELTPRAVLAAMADERRLSRWARRVLNPGEVRRLARSLKRVGPDGTGPLSVHDVALLDELHALLGAPARPRRKRELDPLDQLTGLEELMPQREESQRERAERLAAERTEYAHVIVDEAQDLTPLQWRMIGRRGRHATWTVVGDPAQSSWPEPEEAAELRDEALGSRPRRRFQLTVNYRNPAEIAELAAKVLARAMPGAESPVAVRSTGVVPRFACAVGRPLGETVRAEAERLLDRVDGTVGVVVAMNRRAEAARWLAGLGDRVVALGSLEAKGLEYDATVVVCPAGIADGTAVGLRVLYVALTRATQELTVISDGRDAPDADGVPELLRD, encoded by the coding sequence CACCCCCGGCGCCCTGGCCGAGCGCGACGCCCAGGTCTTCCGCGCGGGCGCCCATCTGTCCCGGCTGAACAACGAATTCGAGGACTTCCTCTTCGGCCGGATCGATCTGCTGCTCGGGCAGGACGGCAAGAAGGGCCCCGACGGCGCCTACACCTCGGTGGAACCCGCCGAGGACGCCGTGCGCCCCGACGGCAGCGCCGAGATCGCCGAGACCCTGCACATCGGCCGGATCGGGGTGCTCGACGCCGAGTACGCCCCGCTGGTCATCGACTGGCGGGCCCCGGCGGCGGCGCCCTTCTACCGCTCCACGCCGGTGGCGCCCGGCCGGGTGGTGCGCCGCCGGGTGATCCGCTCCAAGGGCCGCCGGGTCCTCGGCGTCGAGGACGATCTGATGCGCCCCGAGCTGACCGCCCGCCTCGACGGCCGGGAACTCCCGGTGATCGGCGACGGCGCCCTGATGGCCGCGCTCGGCCGGGCCCGCAGCCACACCATGCGGGACATCGTCTCGTCCATCCAGGCGGAACAGGACCTGGTGATCCGCGCCCCCGCCGCCTCCGTGACCCAGGTGGAGGGCGGCCCCGGCACCGGTAAGACGGCGGTGGCGCTGCACCGGGCCGCGTACCTCCTCTACCAGGACCGGCGCCGGTACGCGGGCGGCATCCTGATCGTCTCCCCGACCCCGCTGCTCGTCGCCTACACCGAGGGCGTGCTGCCCTCGCTCGGCGAGGAGGGGCAGGTCGCGATCCGCGCCGTGGGCCATCTGGTCGACGGCGCCGAGGCCACCGTCTACGACGAGCAGGCCATCGCCCGGATCAAGGGCTCGGCCCGGATGCTGAAGGTGCTGCGCAAGGCCGCCCGGGGCGCCCTGGAGCGGCCCCGGCCCACCGTGACGGTCCAGGACGGACAGCTCACGCTGGGGGAGGACACCCCCGGCACGCCCGAGCGGCTGCGCGTCGTCGCCTTCGGCCGCCGACTGGAACTGGAGACCGACGAGCTGCGGCGGATTCGCAACACCGCGCTCGGCGGCACCGCCCCGGTGAACCTGCTCCGCCCGCGCGCCCGCAGGCTGCTGCTCGACGCCCTGTGGTCCCGCTCCGGCGCCGCGGGCCGCCACACCGACCCCGAACTCGCCGCCGAGCTGCGCTCCTCCTTCGACGAGGACGTGACCGGCGAGGACAGCTTCCGGCTCTTCCTGGACGAGTGGTGGCCCGAGCTGACCCCCCGTGCGGTGCTCGCGGCGATGGCCGACGAACGGCGGCTCTCCCGCTGGGCCCGCCGGGTCCTCAACCCCGGTGAGGTGCGGCGGCTCGCCCGCTCCCTCAAGCGGGTCGGCCCGGACGGCACCGGTCCGCTCTCCGTCCACGACGTGGCCCTGCTGGACGAGCTGCACGCGCTGCTCGGCGCCCCCGCCCGGCCCCGCCGCAAGCGGGAACTCGATCCACTGGACCAGCTCACCGGTCTGGAGGAGCTGATGCCGCAGCGCGAGGAGTCCCAGCGGGAGCGCGCGGAGCGGCTGGCGGCCGAGCGCACCGAGTACGCCCATGTGATCGTGGACGAGGCCCAGGACCTGACCCCCCTCCAGTGGCGCATGATCGGCCGCCGCGGGCGGCACGCCACCTGGACGGTCGTCGGCGATCCGGCCCAGTCGTCCTGGCCGGAGCCCGAGGAGGCCGCCGAACTGCGGGACGAGGCCCTGGGCAGCCGCCCCCGCCGCCGCTTCCAGCTCACGGTCAACTACCGCAACCCCGCCGAGATCGCCGAACTGGCGGCGAAGGTGCTGGCCAGGGCGATGCCCGGGGCCGAGTCCCCGGTGGCGGTCCGCTCCACCGGGGTGGTGCCCCGCTTCGCCTGTGCCGTCGGCCGTCCGCTCGGCGAGACGGTGCGGGCCGAGGCGGAGCGCCTGCTCGACCGGGTGGACGGCACCGTGGGCGTCGTGGTCGCCATGAACCGCCGGGCCGAGGCCGCGCGCTGGCTCGCGGGGCTGGGCGACCGGGTGGTGGCGCTCGGCTCGCTGGAGGCGAAGGGCCTGGAGTACGACGCGACGGTGGTGGTCTGCCCGGCGGGGATCGCCGACGGGACGGCGGTCGGGCTGCGGGTGCTCTATGTCGCGCTGACCCGGGCCACCCAGGAGCTGACGGTGATCTCGGACGGGCGGGACGCGCCGGACGCGGACGGGGTGCCGGAGCTGCTCCGCGACTGA
- a CDS encoding NAD-dependent malic enzyme → MATAPSVSYSMTVRLEVPASGTAVSQLTTAVESSGGSVTGLDVTASGHEKLRIDVTIAATSTAHAEEIVEGLRSIEGVVLGKVSDRTFLMHLGGKIEMASKHPIRNRDDLSMIYTPGVARVCMAIAENPEDARRLTIKRNSVAVVTDGSAVLGLGNIGPKASLPVMEGKAALFKRFAGIDAWPICLDTQDTDEIVSIVKAIAPGFAGINLEDISAPRCFEIEARLREALDIPVFHDDQHGTAIVVLAALTNALRVVGKTIGDVRVVMSGAGAAGTAILKLLLAAGVKHAVVADIHGVVHAGRADLVDAAPGSPLRWIADNTNPEGVTGSLREAVVGADVFIGVSAPNLLGAEDVAAMADGAIVFALANPDPEVDPAIARQTAAVVATGRSDFPNQINNVLVFPGVFRGLLDAQSRTVNTEMMLAAASALADVVTEDELNPNYIIPSVFNDKVAGAVAGAVRTAAKAAAAAPGPVEG, encoded by the coding sequence ATGGCAACGGCGCCCAGCGTCTCGTACTCGATGACGGTCCGGCTGGAGGTGCCCGCGAGCGGAACCGCGGTCTCCCAGCTGACCACGGCCGTGGAGTCCTCCGGCGGCTCGGTGACCGGTCTGGACGTCACCGCGTCCGGCCACGAGAAGCTGCGGATCGATGTGACGATCGCCGCGACCTCGACCGCCCACGCCGAAGAGATCGTCGAGGGGCTGCGCTCCATCGAGGGCGTGGTGCTGGGGAAGGTCTCCGACCGCACCTTCCTGATGCACCTCGGCGGCAAGATCGAGATGGCGTCCAAGCACCCCATCCGCAACCGTGACGACCTCTCGATGATCTACACCCCGGGTGTGGCGCGGGTCTGCATGGCCATCGCCGAGAACCCCGAGGACGCCCGCCGCCTCACCATCAAGCGCAACTCCGTCGCCGTGGTCACCGACGGCTCCGCCGTCCTCGGCCTCGGCAACATCGGCCCCAAGGCGTCGCTGCCGGTGATGGAGGGCAAGGCCGCCCTCTTCAAGCGCTTCGCGGGCATCGACGCCTGGCCGATCTGCCTGGACACCCAGGACACCGACGAGATCGTCTCGATCGTCAAGGCGATCGCCCCGGGCTTCGCCGGGATCAATCTGGAGGACATCTCCGCCCCCCGCTGCTTCGAGATCGAGGCGCGGCTGCGGGAGGCCCTGGACATCCCGGTCTTCCACGACGACCAGCACGGCACCGCGATCGTCGTGCTCGCCGCGCTGACCAACGCGCTGCGCGTGGTCGGCAAGACGATCGGTGATGTACGGGTCGTCATGTCCGGCGCGGGCGCCGCCGGTACGGCCATCCTGAAGCTGCTGCTGGCGGCCGGGGTCAAGCACGCCGTCGTCGCCGACATCCACGGTGTGGTGCACGCGGGCCGCGCCGACCTGGTCGACGCCGCGCCCGGCTCCCCGCTGCGCTGGATCGCCGACAACACCAACCCGGAGGGCGTCACCGGCTCGCTCCGGGAGGCCGTCGTCGGCGCGGACGTGTTCATCGGGGTCTCGGCGCCGAACCTGCTGGGGGCCGAGGACGTCGCCGCGATGGCCGATGGCGCCATCGTCTTCGCGCTCGCGAACCCCGACCCCGAGGTGGACCCGGCGATCGCCCGGCAGACCGCCGCCGTGGTCGCCACCGGCCGCTCCGACTTCCCCAACCAGATCAACAACGTGCTGGTCTTCCCGGGTGTCTTCCGGGGCCTGCTGGACGCCCAGTCCCGCACGGTGAACACCGAGATGATGCTGGCCGCGGCGAGCGCCCTCGCGGACGTCGTCACCGAGGACGAGCTGAACCCGAACTACATCATCCCGTCCGTCTTCAACGACAAGGTCGCCGGTGCGGTGGCCGGAGCCGTGCGGACGGCGGCGAAGGCCGCCGCGGCGGCCCCCGGGCCCGTCGAGGGCTGA
- a CDS encoding HU family DNA-binding protein, whose amino-acid sequence MNRSELVAALADRAEVTRKDADAVLAALAETVGEIVAKGDEKVTIPGFLTFERTHRAARTARNPQTGDPIQIPAGYSVKVSAGSKLKEAAKGK is encoded by the coding sequence ATGAACCGCAGTGAGCTGGTGGCCGCGCTGGCCGACCGCGCCGAGGTGACCCGCAAGGACGCCGACGCCGTGCTGGCAGCCCTCGCCGAGACCGTCGGAGAGATCGTCGCCAAGGGCGACGAGAAGGTCACCATCCCCGGCTTCCTGACCTTCGAGCGCACCCACCGTGCCGCTCGCACCGCGCGCAACCCGCAGACCGGCGACCCGATCCAGATCCCGGCGGGCTACAGCGTGAAGGTTTCCGCTGGGTCGAAGCTGAAGGAAGCGGCGAAGGGCAAGTAA
- the murA gene encoding UDP-N-acetylglucosamine 1-carboxyvinyltransferase — protein sequence MTGTDDVLLVHGGTPLEGEIRVRGAKNLVPKAMVAALLGSEPSRLRNVPDIRDVRVVRGLLQLHGVTVRPGEEPGELVLDPTHVESANIADIDAHAGSSRIPILFCGPLLHRLGHAFIPGLGGCDIGGRPIDFHFDVLRQFGARIEKRDDGQYLEAPQRLRGCKIRLPYPSVGSTEQVLLTAVLAEGVTELSNAAVEPEIEDLICVLQKMGAIISIQTDRTIRITGVDRLSGYTHRALPDRLEAASWASAALATEGNIYVRGAQQRSMMTFLNTYRKVGGAFEIDDEGIRFWHPGGSLNAIALETDVHPGFQTDWQQPLVVALTQAAGLSIVHETVYESRLGFTSALNQMGAHIQLYRECLGGSDCRFGQRNFLHSAVVSGPTKLQGADLVIPDLRGGFSYLIAALAAQGTSRVHGIDLINRGYENFMAKLVDLGAKVELPGSGL from the coding sequence ATGACCGGCACAGACGATGTACTGCTTGTCCATGGCGGAACCCCGCTGGAGGGCGAGATCCGTGTTCGCGGCGCCAAGAACCTGGTCCCGAAGGCCATGGTCGCCGCTCTGCTCGGCAGCGAGCCCAGCAGGCTGCGCAATGTGCCCGACATCCGCGATGTGCGGGTCGTGCGCGGGCTGCTCCAGCTCCACGGTGTGACCGTCCGGCCGGGCGAGGAGCCGGGCGAGCTGGTGCTCGACCCGACCCATGTCGAGAGCGCCAACATCGCCGACATCGACGCCCACGCCGGTTCCTCGCGCATCCCGATCCTCTTCTGCGGCCCGCTGCTGCACCGGCTCGGCCACGCGTTCATCCCCGGGCTCGGCGGCTGCGACATCGGCGGCCGGCCGATCGACTTCCACTTCGATGTGCTGCGGCAGTTCGGCGCGCGCATCGAGAAGCGGGACGACGGCCAGTACCTGGAGGCCCCGCAGCGGCTGCGCGGCTGCAAGATCCGGCTGCCGTACCCCTCGGTCGGCTCGACCGAGCAGGTGCTGCTGACGGCGGTGCTCGCCGAGGGTGTCACCGAGCTGTCCAACGCCGCCGTGGAGCCGGAGATCGAGGATCTGATCTGCGTGCTCCAGAAGATGGGCGCGATCATCTCGATCCAGACGGACCGGACGATCCGGATCACCGGTGTCGACCGGCTCTCCGGCTACACCCACCGGGCGCTGCCGGACCGGCTGGAGGCGGCGTCCTGGGCCTCGGCCGCGCTGGCCACCGAGGGCAACATCTATGTGCGCGGCGCCCAGCAGCGCTCGATGATGACCTTCCTCAACACCTACCGCAAGGTCGGCGGCGCGTTCGAGATCGACGACGAGGGCATCCGCTTCTGGCACCCCGGCGGCTCGCTGAACGCGATAGCCCTGGAGACGGACGTCCACCCCGGTTTCCAGACCGACTGGCAGCAGCCGCTGGTGGTCGCGCTGACGCAGGCGGCGGGGCTCTCCATCGTCCATGAGACGGTCTACGAGTCCCGGCTCGGCTTCACCTCCGCGCTCAACCAGATGGGCGCGCACATCCAGCTCTACCGCGAGTGCCTGGGCGGCTCGGACTGCCGCTTCGGCCAGCGCAACTTCCTGCACTCGGCCGTCGTGTCGGGCCCGACGAAGCTCCAGGGCGCCGATCTGGTCATCCCGGACCTGCGGGGCGGCTTCTCGTATCTGATCGCGGCGCTGGCGGCGCAGGGCACCTCCCGGGTGCACGGCATCGACCTGATCAACCGCGGCTACGAGAACTTCATGGCGAAGCTGGTGGACCTGGGGGCCAAGGTAGAACTGCCCGGCTCCGGCCTCTGA
- a CDS encoding YqgE/AlgH family protein, giving the protein MTEVSSLTGRLLVATPALADPNFDRAVVLLLDHDDEGTLGVVLNRPTPVGVADILESWAALAGEPGVVFQGGPVSLDSALGVAVIPGDEGPIGWRRVYGAIGLVDLETPPELLGAALGSLRIFAGYAGWGPGQLEAELEEGAWYVVDSEPGDVSSPKPENLWRAVLRRQRSELAMFATYPDDPSLN; this is encoded by the coding sequence ATGACCGAGGTGTCCTCGCTCACAGGGCGGCTGCTCGTCGCCACACCCGCCCTCGCGGACCCGAATTTCGACCGCGCGGTCGTCCTGCTGCTCGACCACGACGACGAGGGCACCCTCGGCGTGGTGCTCAACAGACCCACGCCGGTGGGGGTCGCCGACATCCTGGAGTCCTGGGCGGCGCTCGCCGGGGAGCCCGGTGTGGTCTTCCAGGGCGGACCGGTCTCGCTCGACTCCGCGCTCGGCGTCGCCGTCATCCCCGGTGACGAGGGCCCGATCGGCTGGCGCCGGGTGTACGGGGCGATCGGCCTGGTGGATCTGGAGACCCCGCCCGAACTGCTGGGCGCGGCCCTCGGCTCGCTGCGCATCTTCGCCGGGTACGCGGGCTGGGGCCCGGGCCAGCTCGAAGCCGAACTGGAGGAGGGCGCCTGGTACGTCGTGGACTCCGAGCCCGGTGATGTCTCCTCGCCGAAGCCGGAGAACCTGTGGCGGGCGGTGCTCCGGCGGCAGCGCAGCGAGCTGGCGATGTTCGCGACCTACCCCGACGACCCGTCCCTCAACTGA
- a CDS encoding DUF3039 domain-containing protein gives MSTLGEPERGTGTGTLVEPTPQVSHGDGDHERFAHYVQKDKIMASALDGTPVVALCGKVWVPGRDPKKYPVCPLCKEIYDSMGPGGGKDKGKDG, from the coding sequence ATGAGCACTCTTGGTGAGCCCGAGCGCGGGACAGGGACGGGAACCCTCGTAGAGCCGACGCCGCAGGTGTCGCACGGCGACGGCGATCACGAGCGCTTCGCCCACTATGTCCAGAAGGACAAGATCATGGCGAGCGCCCTCGACGGCACTCCCGTGGTCGCCCTGTGCGGAAAGGTCTGGGTGCCGGGGCGCGATCCCAAGAAGTACCCGGTCTGCCCGCTCTGCAAGGAGATCTACGACTCGATGGGTCCCGGCGGCGGCAAGGACAAGGGCAAGGACGGCTAG